CGGGTCTTGTCGCGTGCATTGAAGAACATTTCACAAAAGCTGGTTGCTTCCGGAGAAACCCAGCCGTTGTTTAACGAAGTGATTCTGACTGCCCCAGATATTGATGCACAGATTTTCAAAGATTCGATCGCCCCCCATATTGTTCAGACCGCGAATCGCTTTACCATATATTCTTCTTCGGATGACCTGGCATTAAAAGCTTCTCGTGTCGCCAATTCGTTCTGGCATCAACGACTGGGAGAAGGGGGCTCTTATCTGACCGTCTTCCCGAAATATAAACAGATCAATGTCGTTGATGCTTCTGACATCGATACCAATCTGTTTGCATTGGGACACTCTTACCATGCCGACAATGTTTCTGTTTTAGGCGACGTGAAACAGGTCTTTCAGGGAGTCCCCGTCAGCAAACGTGGACTGCGTTCTTTACTGGAGAACCTCGCCTGGAAGTTCCAGAGTAAACGCAGCCTTCTGGGACGCGCGATCCGCGGTACATTTCGCTAAGCCGACTCTTTTCAGCATTATAAAAAAGAGCACACAAAGAAAGAATATCGTTCTCTGTGTGCTCTCTGAATCAATAGAGCCGCCTTAGGGCTGATTCAAATTAACCGAGGGGAAACGGCTCCGGTTCCAACAAGAATGGGAACACGCGAATTGGTTCGCCCAGTGTTAAATCGTCGGGATAACGCAGTTGAGCAGCACGATCCGCGGCAAACTGCAGCTTGGTCAATTCCAGCCCGCAGTAATGGTCGGCGTTGGATTCGGCAGCGACATCGGCAAAGACTTCACCGGCTGAAGCGGCATGACGTCGGACGCCGTGAATACTACCTTCCCGAACTTTGATTCCAGCGGCGGACAGCTTCACCAGTCCTTTTAAGAACCGGCCGGGAATCGAATCGGGACCGCAAACGCGTAACAGACGCTCCCATTCATCGTGGGCTTCCCAGTAGAATCCCAAGTTGAAATAATCAATGGCGTTCAAATAATTACGATGCTCGACCCAGTTTTCCTCAGTCAATGCCTTAGGAGGTTTGGGTTTGTTACCATAGCTGTGTCCCTTAGGATCGCGATAAGGATGCGGCAAGTTCTTGCTGGGAACAAAAGTATATTCCGGCAACCGGGACGAAGGTAATAAACGCACAACATCAGCAACAGGATAAACCATCCTTTAAAATCTCCAATTTCTCTTTTACTAGCTTAGGACAATCGACTCACAGATCATCGTCACTCAGTTTAAGTACGACGATCATTTCGATCAAAAACGTTATGTCAGAGTAAATCTAACTTATTTATTAGTAAGAGGTTCCGTAACGATAGCGCTAAACCTCATTTAACTGGGGCTCCGCCCTCTCTCTTTAGGGTGGCTCGTAATCGGCTCAAGTAACAACATTTAAACCAATGCAGTATTGAGCAAAGGGGGCAGGAAACTGAAAAACAAACGGTCATCGTCTGTTTAACAAGCCTTAGGAAGCCATCATATACGAGCATTATCGAACATAAAGAGCAGATTTTATAATTTGGAGTATTTTCACGAATTTCACCCTTTCCTGGTTCTAATCAGGTGAAATAGAAATGAAAGTAGAGCCCCAATGCCCTGAGAGAGTACCAATAGAAACGCTGAAAGTCTTTTTACTGAAATGGCTTACACCACTCAACCTCACTGTGGTATGGGGTCCGCCGCAAGCTGGCCTCACGGCTTTGAAGCAGCCCCCTCTTCCGCTTTCTGACGGGCCTCTTCTGCTCGTATCTTTCGAGCAGAGATACTGCGAAACTCCCAGGGAAGCTTGCTGTTATCCGGCAGCGAATCCAGTACACGTTTCAGCTGTCTGTAGGACTCCAGACTCTCACCTGCGGTTCGCAAGCGATCGGAGTCTGCCAGGTCATGCTGCTCCAGAGGATCTTCGGACAGGTCATAGAATTCGCAGGATGAATAGAGCTTGAATCTTTGATCTCGCACAACCCGCTGCTTGTAATATTGAGTCAAACACCAGGGACGCCAGGGTTCTTTGAGACTCTGATTTAGAATCTGGGGAGCGAATGATCGCCCGTCAATGGTGACTCCTTCAGGAAGCGGCGCCTTAGCCAGATCCACCAGCGTCGGCAGAATATCCGAAACATCGATCAGGTCATCGCTGATCCGCTCTGACCCTACCAGTTTAGGGCAGTTCACGATGAGAGGCATGTTGATGCCCTGCTCTTTGAGAGAATAAATTCCCTCACCAGAAATGCGCCCGTTGATGCGGCCTCCCAGACTCTGCTCCGCATTCTGATCAGTTCCGTTGTCGGTACCATTGTCGGGAACGATAAACAAAATTGTATTATCGCGAATGCCCAGCTCGTCCATCGCTTTGACCAGACGACCGATTAAGTGATCGGAATAATTCAGCATGCCGGCAAATTGTTCGCGCGGCGTTAACTCTTTCCCCAGATTATGTGGCGTATGCACGACGGGGATATGCGTGAGGATC
This window of the Gimesia fumaroli genome carries:
- a CDS encoding DUF309 domain-containing protein, with protein sequence MVYPVADVVRLLPSSRLPEYTFVPSKNLPHPYRDPKGHSYGNKPKPPKALTEENWVEHRNYLNAIDYFNLGFYWEAHDEWERLLRVCGPDSIPGRFLKGLVKLSAAGIKVREGSIHGVRRHAASAGEVFADVAAESNADHYCGLELTKLQFAADRAAQLRYPDDLTLGEPIRVFPFLLEPEPFPLG
- a CDS encoding sulfatase-like hydrolase/transferase, encoding MKRLIQTGCIVFCLLTLNLPQLAAAEKTDTRPNIIFILLDNVGKDWFRCYGSEENQTPTIDHLAYTGLRFRNCYVTPVCSTTRHMLLTGRYPFRSGWHTHHDPAIYGGGYFDWNREVCFARILRDAGYNTCISGKWQINDLFDPEQKDALIKHGFQEYCIFPEGKKGHPAHKKRYWDPYVIQNGKRLVTKGKFGPDIFTDYLIEYMKTHRDKPFCAYYSAILTHIPVVHTPHNLGKELTPREQFAGMLNYSDHLIGRLVKAMDELGIRDNTILFIVPDNGTDNGTDQNAEQSLGGRINGRISGEGIYSLKEQGINMPLIVNCPKLVGSERISDDLIDVSDILPTLVDLAKAPLPEGVTIDGRSFAPQILNQSLKEPWRPWCLTQYYKQRVVRDQRFKLYSSCEFYDLSEDPLEQHDLADSDRLRTAGESLESYRQLKRVLDSLPDNSKLPWEFRSISARKIRAEEARQKAEEGAASKP